A section of the Streptomyces sp. V3I8 genome encodes:
- a CDS encoding ABC transporter permease: MPAPPRARDGFGQSVRDSIVIAKTNLLRLTRVPEVVIFTMIQPVIFVVMFSYVFGGSMSVGGTAAPSVYREFLMVGIFAQTVVFATVTSSGAIAHDMSKGLIDRFRSLPMARGAVLSGRTFADLVLMTFTVIVLAIVGALVGWRFHEGVPKALAAFGLVVLLGYAFTWVGALIGVSVRSPEAASSAPMLWILPVTFISNAFVDPGQMTPWLRHVADWNPFSATVQAGRELFGNPGVRTSDAWPMENAVLASLIYSVVIIVVCRTLAVRKYRNSTS, translated from the coding sequence GTGCCCGCGCCGCCGCGCGCCAGGGACGGTTTCGGACAGTCCGTCCGTGACTCGATCGTCATCGCCAAGACCAACCTGCTCCGACTGACGCGGGTCCCCGAGGTCGTCATCTTCACGATGATCCAGCCGGTCATCTTCGTCGTGATGTTCTCGTACGTGTTCGGCGGGTCCATGAGCGTCGGCGGGACCGCGGCCCCCAGCGTCTATCGCGAGTTCCTGATGGTCGGCATCTTCGCCCAGACCGTCGTCTTCGCCACCGTGACCTCCAGTGGTGCCATCGCCCACGACATGAGCAAGGGACTCATCGACCGGTTCCGGTCGCTGCCGATGGCGCGCGGCGCGGTGCTCAGCGGCCGGACGTTCGCCGACCTGGTGCTGATGACGTTCACCGTGATCGTGCTGGCGATCGTCGGGGCACTGGTCGGCTGGCGCTTCCACGAAGGCGTACCCAAGGCGCTGGCGGCCTTCGGCCTGGTCGTTCTGCTCGGGTACGCGTTCACCTGGGTCGGCGCGCTGATCGGTGTGTCGGTCCGTAGCCCCGAAGCCGCGTCCTCCGCGCCGATGCTCTGGATCCTTCCGGTCACGTTCATCTCCAACGCCTTCGTGGACCCCGGACAGATGACACCCTGGCTGCGGCACGTGGCTGACTGGAACCCCTTCAGCGCCACCGTGCAGGCCGGCCGGGAGCTGTTCGGCAACCCGGGTGTCCGGACGTCGGACGCCTGGCCGATGGAGAACGCGGTGCTCGCCTCGCTGATCTACTCGGTCGTCATCATCGTCGTCTGCCGCACCCTCGCCGTGCGCAAGTACCGGAATTCCACTTCGTAG
- a CDS encoding FMN-binding negative transcriptional regulator, with protein sequence MFVPSHYREPDSSWMADLIRENPLALAVINGSADDGPYATHLPVIPDPQAADKWPDDLTGATLLGHMNRANPHWRALETEDVILLSFTGPHAYVSPAVYEVTPAAPTWNFTSVHVRGVVEKIDSLEETLDVVQATALTFEARFGDGWDQSESVDYFRKIVPAVGAFRVTVTGAEGMFKLSQEQPTEVRDRVQKSFGGRECTRHRETAELMSRLPHTGP encoded by the coding sequence GTGTTCGTTCCCAGCCACTACCGCGAGCCGGACAGCTCGTGGATGGCCGATCTGATCCGCGAAAATCCGTTGGCACTTGCGGTGATCAACGGCAGCGCCGACGACGGGCCCTATGCCACGCATCTTCCTGTCATCCCCGATCCCCAAGCGGCCGACAAATGGCCGGACGACCTGACAGGGGCCACTCTGCTGGGACACATGAACAGAGCCAATCCTCATTGGCGGGCCCTGGAGACCGAAGACGTCATTCTGCTTTCTTTCACCGGACCGCATGCATATGTCTCGCCGGCGGTGTACGAGGTGACGCCGGCCGCGCCGACGTGGAACTTCACGTCGGTACACGTGCGCGGCGTGGTGGAGAAAATCGATTCCCTCGAGGAGACGCTCGACGTCGTACAGGCCACTGCGCTGACCTTCGAGGCACGGTTCGGGGACGGCTGGGACCAATCGGAGTCGGTCGACTACTTCCGCAAGATCGTCCCGGCCGTCGGCGCGTTCCGGGTGACGGTGACCGGGGCCGAGGGCATGTTCAAGCTCAGCCAGGAGCAGCCCACCGAGGTCCGCGACCGCGTGCAGAAGTCGTTCGGCGGGCGCGAGTGCACCCGGCACCGCGAGACCGCGGAGCTGATGAGCCGGCTGCCACACACAGGTCCCTGA
- a CDS encoding zinc ribbon domain-containing protein → MNAAPADQIRLLDVQSLDARLQQLAHKRRSLPEHDEIESLTKDLTQLRDLLVAAQTEESDCSREQTKAEQDVDQVRQRASRDQQRLDSGAVTSSKDLENLQREITSLAKRQGDLEDVVLEIMERRESAQERVAELTERVSSVQSKIDDATARRDAAFESFDGESATLTKEREVVAASVPADLLKLYEKLREQQGGVGAARLYQRRCEGCRLELNITEVNEVKAAAPDTVLRCENCRRILIRTSESGL, encoded by the coding sequence CTGAACGCCGCGCCCGCCGACCAGATCCGACTTCTCGACGTCCAGTCCCTCGACGCCCGCCTGCAGCAGCTCGCGCACAAGCGGCGGTCGCTGCCGGAGCACGACGAGATCGAGTCGCTGACCAAGGACCTCACGCAGCTGCGCGACCTGCTCGTGGCCGCACAGACCGAGGAGAGCGACTGCTCCCGCGAGCAGACCAAGGCGGAGCAGGACGTCGACCAGGTGCGCCAGCGCGCCTCGCGCGACCAGCAGCGCCTGGACTCCGGTGCCGTCACGTCCTCCAAGGACCTGGAGAACCTCCAGCGCGAGATCACCTCGCTGGCCAAGCGGCAGGGTGACCTCGAGGACGTCGTCCTGGAGATCATGGAGCGCCGTGAGTCCGCGCAGGAGCGGGTCGCCGAGCTGACCGAGCGGGTCTCGTCCGTCCAGTCGAAGATCGACGACGCGACGGCCCGCCGGGACGCGGCCTTCGAGTCCTTCGACGGCGAGAGCGCGACCCTGACCAAGGAGCGCGAGGTCGTGGCCGCCTCCGTGCCCGCGGACCTCCTGAAGCTGTACGAGAAGCTCCGCGAGCAGCAGGGCGGCGTCGGCGCGGCCCGCCTCTACCAGCGCCGCTGCGAGGGCTGCCGCCTGGAGCTCAACATCACCGAGGTCAACGAGGTGAAGGCGGCGGCCCCCGACACGGTCCTGCGCTGCGAGAACTGCCGCCGCATCCTGATCCGCACATCGGAGTCGGGCCTGTAA
- a CDS encoding LmbU family transcriptional regulator, whose amino-acid sequence MSKTDATKSVLFRKRAESVPRQGGGVNEVGQPAQVLTTKVGLQLPAGLTFENWESAGRQLSGIVNSTSWWLGDWLVYGKDHYSDRYERGVRAAGLQYQTLRNYAWVSRRFPMDRRRAALSFQHHAELASRPVEEQERWLDQAEQQGWSTKQLRRAMRVARGEEARETLQADLTRRLAVPDNRLQWWHKAATQSGVELEQWVLATLDHAAGQVLEELQEQASVSA is encoded by the coding sequence ATGTCGAAAACCGACGCAACGAAGTCTGTGCTGTTCCGAAAGAGAGCGGAATCCGTCCCGAGGCAGGGCGGTGGCGTCAATGAAGTCGGACAACCCGCTCAGGTCCTCACCACGAAAGTAGGTCTGCAGTTACCTGCTGGACTCACCTTTGAGAACTGGGAGTCGGCGGGACGTCAGCTCTCCGGAATCGTCAACTCGACCTCCTGGTGGCTCGGTGACTGGCTGGTGTACGGGAAGGACCACTACAGCGACCGGTACGAGCGAGGAGTTCGTGCGGCCGGCCTTCAGTACCAGACGCTGCGGAATTACGCCTGGGTGTCCCGTCGGTTCCCCATGGACCGGCGACGAGCCGCGCTGAGTTTTCAACACCACGCCGAGCTGGCTTCCCGGCCGGTCGAGGAGCAGGAGCGGTGGCTCGATCAGGCCGAGCAGCAGGGCTGGAGCACCAAGCAGTTGCGCCGGGCCATGCGCGTCGCGCGCGGGGAAGAGGCGCGGGAGACACTGCAGGCCGATCTGACAAGGCGGCTCGCCGTACCTGACAACCGTCTTCAGTGGTGGCACAAGGCGGCGACGCAGTCCGGGGTCGAACTCGAGCAGTGGGTTCTCGCCACGCTCGACCACGCGGCTGGACAGGTCCTGGAAGAACTGCAGGAGCAGGCCAGCGTCAGTGCCTGA
- the ddaH gene encoding dimethylargininase, which translates to MERSTESARAASPRRYLMCRPTHFDVTYSINPWMDPSKPTSAEVGLAQWEELHDTFVELGHEVQLIEPVPGLPDMVFAANGAIVIDNKVLVARFRHSQRVDESAAYLEWFSRGGWSEVRQAEYVNEGEGDFLFAGGEILAGSGFRSDLRSHDEVSEFFGRPVVTLTLVDPRFYHLDTALSVLADGEIMYNRAAFSPESQSVLAERFPDAILADRADAVTFGLNALSDGRNVILPQQAVGLAAQLRERGYHPVGADLTELLKAGGSVKCCTLELRG; encoded by the coding sequence ATGGAACGGTCGACGGAAAGTGCTCGTGCGGCATCGCCGCGGCGTTATCTGATGTGTCGCCCCACACACTTTGATGTCACGTATTCGATCAACCCGTGGATGGACCCGAGCAAGCCCACCTCGGCAGAGGTCGGGCTGGCCCAGTGGGAGGAGCTGCACGACACGTTCGTCGAACTCGGCCACGAGGTGCAGCTCATAGAGCCGGTGCCGGGACTGCCCGACATGGTGTTCGCCGCGAACGGTGCCATCGTCATAGACAACAAGGTGCTCGTCGCCCGCTTCCGGCATTCCCAGCGTGTCGACGAGTCGGCCGCCTACCTCGAGTGGTTCAGCCGTGGCGGCTGGTCGGAGGTTCGGCAGGCCGAGTACGTCAATGAGGGCGAAGGCGACTTCCTCTTCGCGGGTGGGGAGATCCTCGCCGGCAGCGGGTTCCGCTCCGACCTGCGGTCGCACGACGAGGTGAGCGAGTTCTTCGGCCGTCCCGTGGTGACCTTGACACTGGTCGATCCGCGGTTCTACCACCTCGACACGGCGTTGTCGGTGCTCGCGGACGGGGAGATCATGTACAACCGGGCGGCGTTCTCCCCGGAGAGCCAGTCGGTTCTGGCCGAGCGTTTCCCCGACGCGATCCTGGCTGACCGGGCCGACGCGGTCACCTTCGGCCTGAACGCCCTGTCGGACGGTCGGAACGTGATACTGCCGCAGCAGGCCGTGGGTCTCGCGGCGCAGTTGCGCGAGCGCGGCTATCACCCCGTCGGGGCCGACCTGACCGAGCTCCTGAAGGCGGGCGGCAGCGTCAAGTGCTGCACGCTCGAGCTGCGGGGCTAG
- a CDS encoding Nif3-like dinuclear metal center hexameric protein gives MPRLSEATAALDALWPPGSAEAWDAVGTVCGDPDQEVSRVLFAVDPVQEIVDEAVKLGADLLVTHHPLYLRGTTTVAASTFKGRVVHTLIRNDIALHVAHTNADRADPGVSDALAGALDLRVVRPLVPDPADPEGRRGLGRVCEPDRPLTVREFAARAAERLPATAQGIRVAGDPDAPVRTVAVSGGSGDSLFDDARAAGVDAFLTADLRHHPVSEARAQSPLALLDAAHWATEWPWCELAAAQLDEISDRHGWGLRVHVSKTVTDPWNFHSPSPGAPN, from the coding sequence GTGCCCCGTCTGTCTGAAGCAACCGCCGCGCTCGACGCCCTCTGGCCTCCCGGGAGCGCGGAGGCGTGGGACGCGGTCGGGACGGTCTGCGGAGACCCCGACCAGGAGGTCTCCCGCGTCCTGTTCGCCGTCGACCCGGTCCAGGAGATCGTGGACGAGGCGGTGAAGCTGGGCGCGGACCTGCTGGTCACCCACCACCCGCTCTACCTGCGCGGTACGACGACGGTGGCGGCCTCGACCTTCAAGGGCCGCGTCGTGCACACCCTGATCAGGAACGACATCGCGCTGCACGTGGCCCACACGAACGCCGACCGCGCCGACCCGGGGGTGAGCGACGCCCTCGCCGGCGCGCTGGACCTGAGGGTCGTACGCCCGCTGGTGCCGGACCCCGCCGACCCCGAGGGCCGTCGGGGCCTCGGGCGGGTCTGCGAGCCGGACCGCCCGCTGACGGTCCGCGAGTTCGCCGCGCGTGCCGCCGAGCGGCTGCCCGCGACGGCACAGGGCATCCGGGTGGCGGGCGACCCGGATGCGCCGGTGCGGACCGTGGCGGTCAGCGGCGGCTCCGGCGACAGCCTGTTCGACGACGCACGCGCCGCGGGCGTGGACGCCTTCCTCACCGCGGACCTGCGCCACCATCCGGTGTCCGAGGCCCGTGCCCAGAGCCCCCTCGCGCTGCTCGACGCGGCGCACTGGGCCACCGAGTGGCCCTGGTGCGAGCTGGCCGCAGCCCAGCTCGACGAGATTTCCGACCGTCACGGCTGGGGCCTGCGGGTCCACGTCTCGAAGACGGTCACCGACCCGTGGAACTTCCACTCCCCTTCACCTGGAGCCCCCAACTGA
- the eda gene encoding bifunctional 4-hydroxy-2-oxoglutarate aldolase/2-dehydro-3-deoxy-phosphogluconate aldolase: MVSPPSSPSASLSPLPSVLELAPVVPVVVVEDVSDAVPLARALVAGGLPAIEVTLRTPVALDAIRAIADAVPDAVVGAGTVISPAQVADSVAAGARFLVSPGWTDALLDAMKGSGVPFLPGVSTTSEVVALLERGVTDMKFFPAEAAGGTAYLKSLGGPLPQARFCPTGGIGPAVAPEYLALPNVLCVGGSWMLPADAIADGDWARVEKLAREAAGLAP, encoded by the coding sequence ATGGTCTCGCCTCCGTCCTCGCCCTCAGCTTCTTTGTCGCCGCTTCCGTCCGTTCTCGAGCTCGCGCCCGTCGTGCCCGTGGTCGTCGTCGAGGACGTCTCCGACGCCGTTCCGCTGGCGCGGGCGCTCGTCGCGGGCGGGCTGCCCGCGATCGAGGTGACGCTCCGGACGCCCGTGGCGCTCGACGCGATCCGGGCGATCGCGGACGCCGTGCCGGACGCGGTGGTCGGGGCCGGCACGGTCATCTCGCCTGCTCAGGTCGCTGATTCCGTGGCCGCCGGGGCGCGTTTCCTCGTCAGTCCCGGCTGGACGGACGCGCTGCTCGACGCGATGAAGGGGTCCGGGGTGCCGTTCCTGCCGGGGGTGTCGACGACCTCGGAGGTCGTGGCGCTGCTGGAACGGGGCGTCACCGACATGAAGTTCTTCCCGGCGGAGGCGGCCGGTGGCACGGCGTACCTGAAGTCGCTGGGCGGGCCGCTTCCGCAGGCCCGCTTCTGCCCGACGGGGGGTATCGGCCCCGCGGTCGCGCCGGAGTATCTGGCGCTGCCCAACGTGCTGTGCGTGGGCGGGAGTTGGATGCTCCCCGCCGATGCGATAGCGGACGGGGACTGGGCGCGGGTGGAGAAGCTGGCGCGGGAGGCCGCGGGGCTCGCCCCGTAG
- a CDS encoding thioesterase II family protein: MKSMRRHDAVRSSWIRQFHEPRDDGRLTVICFPHAGGSASAYFSLSEALSATADVLIVQYPGRQDRLDEPPLEDLLEMADRATEALEPWRDRPVALFGHSMGSALAYEVALRMERRPGSDLSGLIVSGRAAPSVRQDRGLHRLDDEGITKRMVELAGTPPALLADKELLATVIPPLRADFKAVETYQGLPGDKVGCPISGYCGEQDTDVPRDGFLKWREHTTAQCTTRFFDGGHFYLQSQVPEVARTISRDLAAFSLAYRGEEPLSAAGRRSV; this comes from the coding sequence ATGAAGAGCATGCGCCGCCACGACGCCGTGCGCAGCAGCTGGATACGCCAGTTCCACGAACCGCGAGACGACGGTCGTCTGACGGTGATCTGCTTTCCGCACGCCGGAGGATCCGCGTCGGCCTACTTCTCCCTGTCGGAGGCGCTGTCCGCCACGGCCGATGTGCTGATCGTGCAGTATCCCGGCAGGCAGGACCGTCTGGACGAACCCCCTCTGGAGGATCTGCTGGAGATGGCGGACCGCGCCACCGAGGCTCTGGAACCCTGGCGGGACAGGCCGGTAGCCCTTTTCGGGCACAGCATGGGATCCGCCCTGGCTTACGAGGTCGCGCTGCGGATGGAACGGCGACCGGGCAGCGACCTGTCGGGTCTGATCGTCTCGGGCCGTGCGGCGCCGTCCGTCCGCCAGGACCGCGGCCTCCACCGGCTGGACGACGAGGGCATCACCAAGCGCATGGTGGAGCTCGCGGGGACACCGCCGGCCCTGCTGGCCGACAAGGAGCTTCTGGCGACGGTCATCCCGCCCCTGCGCGCCGACTTCAAGGCAGTGGAGACGTACCAGGGACTCCCGGGCGACAAGGTCGGTTGCCCCATCAGCGGTTACTGCGGGGAGCAGGACACGGACGTGCCGCGCGACGGATTCCTCAAGTGGCGCGAACACACGACGGCGCAGTGCACGACCAGGTTCTTCGACGGCGGTCACTTCTATCTCCAGTCACAGGTGCCTGAGGTGGCCCGGACCATCTCGCGGGACCTGGCGGCCTTCTCCCTCGCGTACCGCGGTGAGGAACCGCTTTCCGCGGCCGGTCGACGCAGCGTGTGA
- a CDS encoding transposase gives MTRLGAAASEQRTLADLDSDLVAFSDEIFSGMRRADQRRWARAYLSGLLITPGNKSVRRLALCVSTSPTAAQSLRQFVSTSPWDWDSVMRNLTRWAEACRPASAWTIQRVVIPKSGEQSVGVHRYFDPISERTLNCQLGIGAFVSIGSVQVPVEWRLHLPAMWTKDEQLRRRARVPEAVEYRPLGAQMLDLVDTLADRTVCPSVPLVADMSGTPDADPFVRGLSRRERDFVVTLPPHLRVHPTGEGAPPTRVLLSAAECVASASTTHDVVVTSEGGQQRRAQVRSALIRLPGGRTAGPDVPFRLLAEVTQDHRSGPVWITNLTDRPLDEVMSLSTLRTSVTTSIGIMKRDFGLGDFEGRSFPGWHRHMALVSSAYAYRRLDASFSPPPSSPRDPCAGVPTPCVLP, from the coding sequence ATGACCAGGCTCGGCGCAGCCGCGAGTGAACAGCGGACCCTTGCCGACCTCGACTCAGACTTGGTCGCCTTTTCCGACGAAATCTTCAGCGGTATGAGACGGGCCGACCAACGAAGGTGGGCGCGGGCCTACTTGTCGGGACTGCTCATCACGCCGGGGAACAAGTCCGTGCGGCGCCTGGCCCTCTGCGTGTCCACCTCGCCCACTGCCGCCCAGTCGCTTCGCCAGTTCGTCTCCACCAGCCCATGGGACTGGGATTCGGTCATGCGCAACCTCACCCGCTGGGCCGAGGCGTGCAGACCCGCCTCCGCGTGGACGATCCAACGCGTGGTCATACCCAAGTCGGGTGAGCAGTCGGTCGGCGTGCACCGCTACTTCGACCCGATCTCTGAGCGCACCCTCAACTGCCAATTGGGAATTGGCGCGTTCGTCTCCATAGGATCGGTGCAGGTACCCGTCGAGTGGCGGCTGCATCTGCCCGCGATGTGGACGAAGGACGAGCAGCTGCGCCGGCGCGCACGCGTCCCGGAAGCGGTGGAGTACCGCCCGCTGGGAGCTCAGATGCTCGATCTCGTCGACACCTTGGCCGACCGCACGGTTTGCCCTTCCGTTCCTCTCGTGGCCGACATGAGCGGCACTCCCGACGCGGACCCGTTCGTGCGTGGGCTCAGCCGGCGAGAGCGCGATTTCGTCGTCACGCTGCCCCCGCATCTGAGGGTCCATCCCACCGGCGAGGGCGCTCCGCCCACCCGGGTGCTCCTCAGTGCCGCCGAGTGCGTGGCCTCCGCCTCCACCACCCACGACGTGGTGGTCACCTCGGAGGGCGGCCAGCAGCGGCGCGCACAGGTCCGGTCCGCGCTGATCCGCCTGCCCGGTGGCCGAACCGCCGGGCCCGATGTCCCCTTTCGCCTCCTGGCCGAAGTGACCCAGGACCACCGCTCCGGCCCCGTCTGGATCACCAACCTCACCGACCGGCCCCTCGACGAGGTCATGTCCCTGTCCACGCTGAGAACGAGTGTCACCACCTCCATCGGCATCATGAAGCGCGACTTCGGCCTCGGCGACTTCGAGGGCCGCTCCTTTCCCGGCTGGCACCGCCACATGGCCCTTGTCTCCTCCGCTTACGCGTACCGGCGCCTCGATGCTTCTTTCAGCCCTCCGCCGAGCAGTCCGCGGGATCCGTGCGCCGGTGTGCCCACCCCATGCGTGCTGCCCTGA
- a CDS encoding lysine N(6)-hydroxylase/L-ornithine N(5)-oxygenase family protein encodes MGTSAQQIYDVVGIGFGPSNLSLAIALEEHRANSSAHPVTAAFFERQPAFGWHRNMLLPSTTMQVSFLKDLATFRNPVSRFSFVSYLHATGRLAKFVNTQTFFPTRHQFHQYLEWAESSLADRVSYNASVTRIGLPPEGVSGASPYVQVEVENGDGSGTRLVNARNVAISTGLVPRLPEGVERDERVWHSSEFLERFRRMAPDELRRVAVVGAGQSAAEITRFLYDSLPHAQVSAIIPSYGYSVADDTPFANQVFDAGAVDDYYFGTARTREAFWHYHKNTNYSVVDDEVIRDLHRRAYDEEVSGVKRLHFLNLTRVDEVKRVGHETRVSMESLLDSGSQELDVDALVFASGYDAMEPSGLLGDLDRYCLRDAAGRHQVERDYRLVTTPELPCGIYLQGGTEHTHGLSSSLLSNIAVRSGEIADSIVGARVRSELATAP; translated from the coding sequence ATGGGTACCAGTGCACAACAGATATACGACGTGGTCGGCATCGGCTTCGGCCCGTCCAACCTGTCACTCGCCATCGCTCTGGAGGAGCACCGGGCCAACTCCTCCGCGCACCCGGTCACCGCCGCGTTCTTCGAGCGCCAGCCCGCGTTCGGCTGGCACCGCAACATGCTGTTGCCGTCGACGACGATGCAGGTGTCCTTCCTGAAGGACCTGGCCACCTTCCGTAACCCGGTTTCCCGGTTCAGTTTCGTCTCGTATCTGCACGCCACCGGTCGGCTGGCGAAATTCGTCAACACCCAGACGTTCTTCCCGACACGGCACCAATTCCATCAGTACCTCGAGTGGGCGGAGTCGAGTCTCGCGGACCGCGTCTCGTACAACGCGTCGGTCACGCGGATCGGACTGCCGCCGGAGGGCGTTTCCGGGGCATCCCCGTACGTACAGGTGGAAGTGGAGAACGGGGACGGATCAGGCACCCGGCTGGTCAACGCGCGCAACGTGGCCATCTCGACAGGGCTCGTGCCGAGGCTGCCGGAAGGCGTGGAGCGCGATGAACGCGTGTGGCACAGCTCGGAGTTCCTGGAGAGGTTCCGGCGGATGGCCCCCGACGAGCTGAGGAGGGTGGCGGTGGTCGGCGCCGGCCAGAGCGCGGCCGAGATCACCAGGTTCCTGTACGACAGCCTCCCGCATGCCCAGGTCTCCGCGATCATCCCGTCCTACGGGTACTCCGTCGCCGACGACACTCCCTTCGCCAACCAGGTGTTCGACGCCGGTGCCGTCGACGACTACTACTTCGGCACGGCCCGTACCCGCGAAGCCTTCTGGCACTATCACAAGAACACGAACTACTCCGTGGTCGACGACGAGGTCATCAGGGACCTGCACCGACGGGCGTACGACGAGGAGGTGAGCGGCGTCAAGCGCCTTCACTTCCTGAACCTGACCAGGGTCGACGAAGTCAAGCGGGTCGGCCACGAGACACGCGTCTCGATGGAGTCGCTGCTCGACAGCGGTTCGCAGGAACTCGACGTGGACGCGCTCGTCTTCGCGAGCGGCTACGACGCCATGGAGCCGAGCGGGCTCCTCGGCGACCTCGACCGGTACTGCCTGCGTGATGCGGCGGGCCGGCACCAGGTGGAGCGCGACTACCGACTCGTCACCACACCGGAGCTGCCCTGCGGCATCTATCTCCAGGGCGGCACCGAGCACACGCACGGACTCAGCTCGTCGCTGCTCTCGAACATCGCGGTGCGCAGCGGTGAGATAGCCGACTCCATCGTCGGAGCACGCGTCCGGAGCGAATTGGCGACGGCGCCGTAG
- a CDS encoding ATP-binding cassette domain-containing protein, with protein MPDAIYAEGLVKHFGDVRAVDGVDLAVPSGSVLGLLGPNGAGKTTVVRMLTTLLKPDAGHARVAGFDVVRNPNDVRRNIGLSGQFAAVDDYLTGRENLQMVGQLYQLSRRDAKARAGVLLERFDLGDAADRTAKTYSGGMRRRLDLAAALIVQPSVMVMDEPTTGLDPRNRQALWDVIQELVKGGTTLLLTTQYLEEADHLAHDICVVNNGLVIARGTADQLKARSGHERVEVVVHGREDIGAASAVLETHGHGEVTVEEHTRKLTVPITGGARLLADIIRSLDELDITIDDIGLRRPTLDDVFMALTGHVAEATGPADAGENARTEDLTTKEMAK; from the coding sequence ATGCCAGATGCCATCTACGCCGAAGGCCTGGTGAAGCACTTTGGCGACGTGCGGGCCGTGGACGGCGTCGACCTAGCTGTCCCCAGTGGGTCCGTGCTCGGCCTGCTCGGCCCCAACGGCGCCGGCAAGACCACGGTCGTTCGCATGCTGACCACCCTGCTGAAGCCCGACGCCGGGCACGCGAGGGTGGCCGGGTTCGACGTGGTCAGGAATCCGAACGATGTGCGGCGAAACATCGGCCTGTCGGGGCAGTTCGCCGCGGTCGACGACTACCTGACCGGCCGTGAGAATCTGCAGATGGTGGGCCAGCTCTACCAGCTCAGCAGGCGTGACGCGAAGGCCCGGGCCGGAGTGCTCCTGGAGCGGTTCGACCTCGGCGACGCCGCCGATCGCACCGCCAAGACGTACTCGGGCGGCATGCGGCGCAGGCTCGACCTCGCCGCGGCACTGATCGTCCAGCCGAGCGTGATGGTCATGGACGAACCGACCACGGGGCTGGACCCGCGCAACCGGCAGGCGCTGTGGGATGTGATCCAGGAGCTGGTCAAGGGCGGCACGACACTGCTGCTGACCACGCAGTACCTGGAGGAGGCCGACCACCTCGCGCATGACATCTGCGTCGTGAACAACGGACTCGTGATCGCCCGCGGCACCGCCGACCAGCTGAAGGCGCGGAGTGGCCACGAGCGGGTCGAGGTGGTCGTGCACGGGCGGGAGGACATCGGGGCCGCCAGTGCGGTCCTCGAGACCCACGGCCACGGTGAGGTCACGGTCGAGGAGCACACGCGCAAGCTCACCGTGCCGATCACCGGCGGTGCCCGGCTGCTTGCCGACATCATCCGCAGCCTGGACGAGCTGGACATCACGATCGACGACATCGGATTGCGCCGCCCGACTCTGGACGACGTGTTCATGGCGCTCACCGGTCACGTCGCCGAGGCGACCGGGCCCGCCGACGCGGGGGAGAACGCCCGGACCGAGGACCTGACCACGAAGGAGATGGCGAAGTGA
- the yaaA gene encoding peroxide stress protein YaaA: MLVLLPPSEGKAPSGRGAPLKPESLSLPGLAGARQAVLDELVELCAADEEKAREVLGLSEGLRGEVAKNTELRTAGARPAGEIYTGVLYDALDLASLDAAAKRRAARSLLVFSGLWGAVRVTDRIPSYRCSMGVRLPALGALGSHWRAPMAAVLPEAAGSGLVLDLRSSAYAAAWKPKGEVAERTASVRVLHAPTRKVVSHFNKATKGRIVRSLMESGAVPSGPAELIEALRDLGYVVEAAAPAAGAAGAGKVRMLDVLVDEVH; this comes from the coding sequence GTGCTCGTGTTGTTGCCGCCGTCCGAAGGAAAGGCTCCCTCCGGGCGGGGCGCGCCGTTGAAGCCGGAGTCGCTGTCGCTGCCGGGGCTCGCCGGGGCGCGGCAGGCGGTCCTGGACGAGCTGGTCGAGCTGTGCGCGGCCGACGAGGAGAAGGCGCGCGAGGTGCTCGGGCTGAGCGAGGGGCTGCGCGGCGAGGTCGCCAAGAACACGGAGCTGCGGACCGCGGGGGCGCGGCCCGCCGGGGAGATCTACACGGGCGTGCTGTACGACGCCCTTGACCTGGCCTCGCTCGATGCGGCGGCCAAGCGGCGGGCCGCGCGGTCGCTGCTCGTCTTCTCCGGGCTCTGGGGCGCGGTCCGGGTGACGGACCGGATTCCCTCGTACCGCTGCTCGATGGGGGTGCGGCTGCCGGCGCTCGGGGCGCTGGGGTCGCACTGGCGGGCGCCGATGGCCGCGGTGCTGCCGGAGGCGGCCGGGAGCGGGCTCGTACTGGACCTGCGGTCCTCGGCGTACGCGGCGGCGTGGAAGCCGAAGGGTGAGGTCGCGGAGCGGACGGCGAGCGTACGGGTGCTGCACGCGCCGACCCGCAAGGTCGTCAGCCACTTCAACAAGGCGACCAAGGGGCGCATCGTACGCAGCCTCATGGAGTCCGGGGCCGTGCCGTCGGGGCCCGCGGAGTTGATCGAGGCGTTGCGGGATCTCGGGTACGTGGTGGAGGCGGCGGCGCCGGCCGCCGGGGCAGCGGGTGCGGGCAAGGTCCGGATGCTGGATGTGCTGGTGGACGAGGTGCACTGA